ACCACCAGCACCTCGCGCACCGCCGGATGCTCACGCAGGCGCGCCTCGATCTCGCCCAGCTCGATACGGAAGCCGCGGATCTTGACCTGGTGGTCGATGCGCCCGGCATACTCGACCAGCCCCTGTTCGCGATAGCGCGCCAAGTCGCCGGTGCGGTACAGGCGGGCACCCGGCGTAGTGGCGAACGGATCGGGGATGAAACGCTCGGCGGTCAGCCCCGGGCGGTTGTGGTAACCGCGGGCCAGCAGCTCGCCACCCACCAGCAGCTCGCCGATGGCCCCTGGCAGGGCCAGGTCGCCGTCGGCATCCACCAGGTGGATCGAACGCCCGGCCAGGGCCTTGCCGATCGGGATCTGCACCGGCAGGGGCTGCTCGCCGGTGACATAGGCACTGCAGTCATGGCTCATGACGCTGACGGTAGCCTCGGTCGGCCCGTAGGTGTTGAGCAGGCGCACATGGCCGAGCCCGGCCTGTTGCCAGGCCAGCACGCCGTCGGCGGCCATGGCCTCGCCACCCATGTGCACCTGGCGCAGCACGCCATAGTCGCGCGGGCCCTTGGCTGCGAAGTCCTTGGCCAGCAGGTACCAGTAGGCGGTCGGCAGGTCGGCGAAGGTGATGCCTTGGCTCAGCACTTCGCGGTAGAAGGTCTCGCTGTCCCACAGTGTCGGGCCGCGCACCACCACACTGGCGCCGCAGATCAGCGCCGGGTACAGCTGCTCGACGAAGGCGTCGAAGTTGAAGGTGGAGAATTGCAGCACCCGGTCGGCCGCCGACAGCCCGCAGAAGCCCTTGGCGACATGGGCGTGCCGGCTCAGGGCGGCGGCGCTGATGCCAACGCCCTTGGGACGGCCGGTGGAACCGGAGGTGTACATGATGTACGCCAGGTTGTCGGGGTCGCCCAGTTCGGGCAATGCATGGCTCGGCCAGGCGTCAAGAGCCTCGCTGTCCAGGCACAGGCTGCGCACCTGCGGCGCCACGGCCAGGTCCTGCAGCTGCGCGCTGTGGCCGAGCAGCAGGACGATGCCGCTGTCCTCCATCATGTAGGCGAGGCGCTCGTGCGGGTAGTCGGGGTCCAGTGGCACATAAGTGCCGCCGGCCTTGAGCACCGCCAGCAGGCCGACCACCATGTCCAGGCTGCGCGGCAGGGCGATGCCCACGCGAACATCCGGGCCGATGCCTTCCTGGCGCAGGCGGTGGGCCAGCTGGTTGGCGCGCTGGTCCAGGGCCTGGTAGGTGAGCTGCTGCCCTTCGCAGATCAGCGCCGTGGCCTGCGGCGTGCGCGCGGCCTGGTCGGCAATCAGCTGCTGCACGGTGCGCTGGTCGGGGTAGACGGCCTCGTGCCGGCTCCATTGCTCAAGGAGGGTCTGGCGCTGCGCCGCATCCAGCAGCGGCAGTTCGACGATGCGCTGGGCCGGCTGGGTGCTGACCGCCTGCAACAGGTTCAGCCAGTGCCCGGCCATGCGCTCGATGCTGGCGTGCTCGAACAGGTCGCTGACGTAGGTCAGGGTCGCGCCCAGGCCGTCCTCGCTCTCAAAGGTGTCCAGGGCCAGGTCGAGATGCGCCGTGGGGTTGTCCCAGGCCAGGCCGGCGATGCTCAGCCCCGGCAGCTCGCGGACATTCTCCGCACGGTAGGCCTGGTGGTTGAACATCACCTGGAACAGCGGGTTGTGGCTCAGGCTGCGCTCCGGTTGCAGCGCCTCGACCAGTTGCTCGAAGGGCAGGTCCTGGTGGGCCTGGGCCTGCAGGGCGGTGTGCTTGACCTGCTGCAGCAGCTCGGTGAAGGTGGTCTGCAGGTCGAACTCGGCCTTGAGCACCTGGGTGTTGACGAAGAAGCCGATCAGCCCTTCGGTCTCGGCCCGGGTGCGGTTGGCGATCGGCACGCCGACGCGGATATCGGCCTGGCCGGTCTGGCGGTGCAACAAGCTCTGGAACGAAGCCAGCAGCAGCATGAACAAGGTCACCCCTTGCTCGCGCGCCTGCGCCTTGAGCGCCTGGGCCAGGGCCGCCGGGACCTTGAGGGTCAGGCTGCGTCCGGCATGGCTCTGCACGGTGGGACGCGGGTGATCGGTGGGCAGTTGCAGCACATAGTGCTCGCCACCCAGCTGCGCCAGCCAGTAGTCCAGCTGGCGGGCCTGCTCGCCGGCCTCCATCCACTGGCGCTGCCAGGCGGCGTAGTCGGCGTACTGCACGGCCAGGGCAGGCAGCTCGGGTTGCTGGCCCTGGCTCAAGGCCAGGTAGGCGTCGACCACTTCGTCGACCATGATCGGCATCGACCAGCCATCGGCGACGATGTGGTGCAGGGTCAGCACCAGCACGTGATCGTCCTCGGCCAGGCGTAGCAGGCGTACCCGCAGCAGCGGCCCCTGGCTCAGGTCGAACGGGCGCTGCACTTCGCGGGCCACGCGCTCGCGAACCGCCTCGGCGCGGGTGTCCTGGAGCGACTCCATGACCAGGGTGAAGGTGCTCGCCGGGTGAATGCGCTGCAGCGCTTGTCCGCCCTCCTGGTGGAAGGTGGTACGCAGGCTTTCGTGACGGGCCACCAGGGCCTCGAACGCCTGGCGCAGCGCTTCCAGGTTAAGCCGGCCTTTGAGTTGCAGGGCGGCGGGGATGTGATAGGCGGCGCTGCCCGGCTCCAGTTGCCAGAGGAACCACTGGCGCTGCTGGGCATAGGACAGCGCCAGCGGCTGGCCGCGGTCCACCGGCAGCAACGCCGGAGCCAGGCTGGTACTGCCTTGTGCGGCGAGCGCGGCGAAGCCTTGCAGGTCGGGGCACTCGAACAGACTGCGCAACGCCAGCTCCAGGCCCAGCCCCTGGCGCACTCGGGCAATCACCTGGGTCGCCAGCAGCGAGTGGCCGCCGAGCTCGAAGAAGTTGTCGTGCAGGCCGATTTGTTCGACCTTGAGCACCTCGGCCCAGATCGCGGCCAGGCGTTGCTCCAGCTCGCTGCGCGGCGCCACGTAGTCCGCTTGCGCCTGGCTGGCGTCAGGCTTGGGCAAGGCCTTGCGGTCGAGCTTGCCGTTCGGCGTCTGCGGCATCGCCTCGAGGAACACCAGGTACGCGGGCACCATGTACTCCGGCAGGCCGGCCTTCAGGTGACGCAACAGGTCGGCACGCAGATCGTCACCGGCCTGCGCGCTCGGCACCAGGTAGGCCGCCAGTTGCTTGCCGCCCGCGCCGTCGATGTCGATCACCAGCGCCTCGCGCACCCCCGGGTGCTCGCGCAGGCGGGCATCGATCTCGCCCAGCTCGATACGGAAACCGCGGATCTTCACCTGATGGTCGACCCGGCCGACGAACTCGATGACGCCATCGGCGCGCAAGCGCGCCAGGTCGCCGGTGCGGTACAGGCGCCCACCGGCACTGGCGCCGAACGGGTCGGGAATGAAGCGTTCGGCGCTCTGGCCCGGGCGGTTGTGGTAACCCCGGGCCAGCAGCTCGCCGCCCACCAGCAGCTCGCCGATCGAACCCGGCAAGGCCAGGTTGCCGGCCGCATCGACCAGGTAGACACTGCGTCCGGGCAGGGCCTGGCCGATCGGGATCTGGCCGGGCAAGGCGGCCTGGCCAGTGACATAGTCGCTGCAGTCATGGCTGGTGATGCACACCGTGGCCTCGGTCGGGCCGTAGGTGTTGACCAGCCGCACACCGGCCAGCCCCGCGGCGCGCCAGGCCAGTACGCCATCGGCGGCCATGGCTTCGCCGCCCATGTGCACGCGGCGCAGTTGGCCGTAATCCCGCGGCCCGTGGGCGGCGAAGTCCTTGGCCAGCATGTGCCAGTAGGCGGTCGGCAGGTCGCTGAAGGTCACGCCCTGCTCCAGCACCTGGCGGTACCAGGTCTCGCTGTCCCACAGCGCCTGGCCGCGCAGCACCACGCGGGCGCCGCAGACCAGCGCCGGATACAGCTGCTCGACGAAGGCGTCGAAGTTGAAGGTGGAGAACTGCAGCGCCCGGTCCGCCGCCGTCAGCCCGAAGCGGCCGACGAAGCCCAGCACGTGCCCGCGCAGGGCCGCGGCGCTGATGCCAACGCCCTTGGGGCGGCCAGTGGAGCCGGAGGTGTACATGATGTACGCCAGGTTGTCCGCCTGGGTCAGGTTGGCCAGGTCGTCCTCGACGCAGCCTTGCAGCCAGTCGTCGCCCTGGTCTAGGCACAGGTTGCAGACCTCTGGGGCAACGTTCAGGCGCGCCAGCACGCCCGACTGGGTCAGCAGCAGGCGCAGGCCGCTGTCCTGGATCATGTAGGCCAGCCGGTCGTGGGGGTAGTCGGGGTCCAGCGGCACATAGGCGCCGCCGGCCTTGAGCACCGCCAGCACGCTGACCACCATGTCCAGGCCGCGCTCGATGGCGATGCCGACCGGTACGTCCGGGCCGACACCGAGGGCGCGCAGCTTGTGGGCAATGCGGTTGGCGCGGCGGTTCAGCGCCTGGTAGGTCAGTTGCTCGCCCTCGCAGACCAGCGCCACGGCTTGCGGGGCCTGGGCGGCCTGCGCCTCGAACAGCTGATGCACACAAGGAGCGGCGCTGAAGTCGGCAAGTTTTTCGGACCCGCTCGCCAGCTGCCGCTGTTGCTCGAAGTCCAGCAGCGCCAGGTCGCTGATCGCCTGCTGCGGCTGCCGGGCGATGGCGCGCAGCAGGACCAGCCAGTAGCCGGCCAGGCGCTCGACGGTGGCGCGCTCGAACAGCTCGCTGACATAGGTCAGGCTTGCGCCCAGGCCGTCGTCGCTCTCGAAGGTGTCCAGGCTCAGGTCCAGCTGAGCGGTGTGGTTGTCCCAGGCCAGCCCTTCCACGGTCAACCCCGGCAGTTGACGGGCATCGCCTGCGCGGTAGGACTGGTGGTTGAACATCACCTGGAACAACGGGCTGTGGCTCAGGCTGCGCTCGGGCTGCAGCGCCTCGACCAGTTGCTCGAAGGGCAGGTCCTGGTGGGCCTGGGCCTGCAGGGCGGTGTGCTTGACCTGCTGCAGCAGCTCGCCGAAGGTGGTGCGCAGGTCGAACTCGGCCTTGAGTACCTGGGTGTTGACGAAGAAGCCGATCAGGCCTTCGGTTTCGGCGCGGGTGCGGTTGGCAATCGGCACGCCGACGCGGATATCGGTTTGCCCGGACACGCGATGCAGCAGGCTCTGGAACGAGGCCAGCAGCAGCATGAACAGGGTCACGCCCTGTTCGCGCGCCGTAGTCTTCAGGGCCTCGGCCAGCTCGCGCTCGAGGGTGATGTCCAGGCGCTCGCCGACATGGCTCTGCAACAGCGGACGCGGACGGTCGAGCGGCAGTTCCAGCACTGGCTGCTCGTCGCCCAGCTGTCCGCGCCAGTAGTCCAGCTGGCGGGTCTGCTCGCCAGCGGCCATCCACTGGCGCTGCCAGGCGGCGTAGTCGGCGTACTGGAACGCCAGGGCCGGCAGTGGCGCGGCAGCGCCCTGACAGTAGCCGGCATACAGGCGCACCACCTCGTCGACCATGATTGGCATCGACCAGCCGTCGGCGACGATATGGTGCAGGGTCAGCACCAGCACATGGTCGTCTTCGGCCAGGCGCAGCAGGCGGGCACGCAGCAGCGGGCCGTTTTCCAGGTGGAATGGCTGGCGGGCTTCTTCGGCCACCCGCGCTTGCAAGTCGTCAGCGCTGACCGCATCAACAGCCAGGTCGAAGTCGCTTGCCGGGTGGATGCGCTGCCAGGTCTGCTCGCCTTCCTGATGGAAGGTGGTGCGCAGGGTTTCATGACGGGCGATCAGCGCGGCGAAGCTGCTGCGCAGGGCCTCGATGTTCAGCTCGCCCTTCAGGCGCAGGGCCGAAGGGATGTTGTAGGCGGCGCTTTCAGGCTCCAGCTGCCAGAGGAACCACTGGCGTTGTTGGGCGTAGGACAGCGGCAGCGGCTGGTTGCGGTCCACGGCAGTGAATGCCGGCGCCTGGCTGGCCGAGCCCTGGCCGGCGGCCTGGGCGAAGGCCAGAAGGTCGGCGGACTCGAACAGGCTGCGCAGCGGGACTTCCAGTGCCAGGCGCTGGCGGATGCGCGAGGTCACCTGGGTGGCCAGCAGCGAATGACCGCCGAGTTCGAAGAAGTTGTCGTGCAGGCCAACCTGCTCGACCTTCAGCACTTCGCTCCAGATCGCGGCCAGTTGTTGCTCCAGCGCCGTACGCGGGGCCACGTAGCCCTGTTGTAGCTGGCTGGCGTCGGGCTTCGGCAGGGCCTTGCGGTCCAGCTTGCCGTTGGCCGTCAGCGGCCACTGCTCCAGCACCAGGAAGTGGGTCGGGACCATGTAGTCCGGCAGGTTGGCTTTCAGATGCTGTTTCAGCGTGTCGCGCAGCGCTACGTGGTCTGCACTTTCGTCTTGGGCGATCAGGTAGGCCGCCAGTTGCTTGCCCCCTGCCCCGTCGATATCCAGCACCAGCACTTCGCGCACGGCGGCGTGCTCTTGCAGGCGTGCCTCGATCTCGCCCAGTTCGATACGGAAGCCTCGGATCTTCACCTGATGGTCGATCCGGCCCACGTACTCGATCACCTCCTGGCCGCGATATCGCGCCAGGTCGCCGGTGCGATACAGACGTCCACCTTCGCTGGAGAACGGGTCCGGCACGAAGCGTTCAGCAGTCAACGAGGCGCGGTTGTAGTAACCGCGTGCCAGCCCGGCATGACCGACGTGCAGCTCGCCCGTGCAACCCTTGGCCACCGGATTGAAATCGGCATCCAGTACATACATCGACAGGTCCGGAATCGCCGCACCGATCGGGCTGCCCGGCTGTTGCGTATCGGCGAAGCGGATCGGCCGGTAGGTCACATGGACCGTGGTCTCGGTGATGCCGTACATGTTGATCAGGTTGTCGCAGTCCTCGCCGAAACGCTCGAACCACGGTTGCAGTGCCGCCACATCCAGGGCTTCGCCACCGAAGATCACATAGCGCAGTGCCAGATCATCAGCACTGTCACAGGCCACCCGCATCAGCGGCTTGAACGCCGATGGGGTCTGGTTGAGCACGGTGACACCCTGCTCCACCAGCAACTGGTGGAAGTCTTCCGGCGAACGGGTCACCTCACGCGGCACGATCACCAGGCGACCGCCGTGCAGCAGCGCGCCGAAAATCTCCCACACCGAGAAGTCGAACGCATAGGAGTGGAACAGCGTCCACACATCCTGCGGGCCGAAGCCAAACCAGGCGTCGGTGGCCTTGAACAGACGCAGCAGGTTATGGTGCGGCAGCAGCGTACCTTTCGGCTTCCCGGTGGAACCCGAGGTATAGATCACATAGGCTAGGTTGTCCGGCTGGGTCAGGTGCTCGGGGTTTTCATCGCTGTAACCGGCCAGGTCATCTTCCAGCTTCAGGCTGCGAACCTGCGCCGGCACGGGCAGAGCGGCCAGCAGATGACCTTGCGTCAGCAGCAGCTGAATGCCGCTGTCGTCCATCATGTAGCTCAGGCGGTCCTGCGGATATTCCGGATCCAGCGGCACATAAGCGCCACCGGCCTTCAGGATCGCCAGCAGGCCGACGATCATCTCGAGCCCACGCTCCACCGCAATACCCACCAGCACATCCGGCCCCACGCCCTGCTCGCGCAGCTTGTGGGCCAGACGGTTGGCGCGGCGGTTGAGCTGGTCATAGCTCAACGCCCGCCCGGC
This window of the Pseudomonas mosselii genome carries:
- a CDS encoding non-ribosomal peptide synthetase; amino-acid sequence: MQELLDSVKSLSTRERKALAALLKRQGVNLYGVTPIFRRESADGAALSYAQQRQWFLWQLDPHSAAYNIPAALRLKGALDIEALQRSFDSLVARHETLRTTFRQEGDGAVQIVHPSMPLALAVEPLAVADPASLEAAIRARVEVEVQQPFDLQQGPLLRVRLLVLGPEEHVLILTVHHIVSDGWSTPILVDELIRLYQGLRQGSPVTLAELPIQYADYAVWQRDWMEAGEQERQLGYWRQQLAGEQPLLELPVDRPRPSVQNFHGARLAIDIDASLAQALKALARQQGVTLFMLLLASFQTLLHRYSGQADIRVGVPVANRARAETQGLIGFFVNTQVLKAEFAPQITFTALLQQVREAALQAQAHQDLPFEQLVEALQPERSMSHNPLFQVLFNHQAESPGMARQLGELQVEGLSWEGQTTQFDLILNTAEHDGGLIAALTYATSLFDPATVERIGRHWRNLLQGICQDHAQRVAQLPLLDMAEQGEWKAEVERYPSTLCAHELIEAQAARTPEAIAVTFAGRALSYDQLNRRANRLAHKLREQGVGPDVLVGIAVERGLEMIVGLLAILKAGGAYVPLDPEYPQDRLSYMMDDSGIQLLLTQGHLLAALPVPAQVRSLKLEDDLAGYSDENPEHLTQPDNLAYVIYTSGSTGKPKGTLLPHHNLLRLFKATDAWFGFGPQDVWTLFHSYAFDFSVWEIFGALLHGGRLVIVPREVTRSPEDFHQLLVEQGVTVLNQTPSAFKPLMRVACDSADDLALRYVIFGGEALDVAALQPWFERFGEDCDNLINMYGITETTVHVTYRPIRFADTQQPGSPIGAAIPDLSMYVLDADFNPVAKGCTGELHVGHAGLARGYYNRASLTAERFVPDPFSSEGGRLYRTGDLARYRGQEVIEYVGRIDHQVKIRGFRIELGEIEARLQEHAAVREVLVLDIDGAGGKQLAAYLIAQDESADHVALRDTLKQHLKANLPDYMVPTHFLVLEQWPLTANGKLDRKALPKPDASQLQQGYVAPRTALEQQLAAIWSEVLKVEQVGLHDNFFELGGHSLLATQVTSRIRQRLALEVPLRSLFESADLLAFAQAAGQGSASQAPAFTAVDRNQPLPLSYAQQRQWFLWQLEPESAAYNIPSALRLKGELNIEALRSSFAALIARHETLRTTFHQEGEQTWQRIHPASDFDLAVDAVSADDLQARVAEEARQPFHLENGPLLRARLLRLAEDDHVLVLTLHHIVADGWSMPIMVDEVVRLYAGYCQGAAAPLPALAFQYADYAAWQRQWMAAGEQTRQLDYWRGQLGDEQPVLELPLDRPRPLLQSHVGERLDITLERELAEALKTTAREQGVTLFMLLLASFQSLLHRVSGQTDIRVGVPIANRTRAETEGLIGFFVNTQVLKAEFDLRTTFGELLQQVKHTALQAQAHQDLPFEQLVEALQPERSLSHSPLFQVMFNHQSYRAGDARQLPGLTVEGLAWDNHTAQLDLSLDTFESDDGLGASLTYVSELFERATVERLAGYWLVLLRAIARQPQQAISDLALLDFEQQRQLASGSEKLADFSAAPCVHQLFEAQAAQAPQAVALVCEGEQLTYQALNRRANRIAHKLRALGVGPDVPVGIAIERGLDMVVSVLAVLKAGGAYVPLDPDYPHDRLAYMIQDSGLRLLLTQSGVLARLNVAPEVCNLCLDQGDDWLQGCVEDDLANLTQADNLAYIMYTSGSTGRPKGVGISAAALRGHVLGFVGRFGLTAADRALQFSTFNFDAFVEQLYPALVCGARVVLRGQALWDSETWYRQVLEQGVTFSDLPTAYWHMLAKDFAAHGPRDYGQLRRVHMGGEAMAADGVLAWRAAGLAGVRLVNTYGPTEATVCITSHDCSDYVTGQAALPGQIPIGQALPGRSVYLVDAAGNLALPGSIGELLVGGELLARGYHNRPGQSAERFIPDPFGASAGGRLYRTGDLARLRADGVIEFVGRVDHQVKIRGFRIELGEIDARLREHPGVREALVIDIDGAGGKQLAAYLVPSAQAGDDLRADLLRHLKAGLPEYMVPAYLVFLEAMPQTPNGKLDRKALPKPDASQAQADYVAPRSELEQRLAAIWAEVLKVEQIGLHDNFFELGGHSLLATQVIARVRQGLGLELALRSLFECPDLQGFAALAAQGSTSLAPALLPVDRGQPLALSYAQQRQWFLWQLEPGSAAYHIPAALQLKGRLNLEALRQAFEALVARHESLRTTFHQEGGQALQRIHPASTFTLVMESLQDTRAEAVRERVAREVQRPFDLSQGPLLRVRLLRLAEDDHVLVLTLHHIVADGWSMPIMVDEVVDAYLALSQGQQPELPALAVQYADYAAWQRQWMEAGEQARQLDYWLAQLGGEHYVLQLPTDHPRPTVQSHAGRSLTLKVPAALAQALKAQAREQGVTLFMLLLASFQSLLHRQTGQADIRVGVPIANRTRAETEGLIGFFVNTQVLKAEFDLQTTFTELLQQVKHTALQAQAHQDLPFEQLVEALQPERSLSHNPLFQVMFNHQAYRAENVRELPGLSIAGLAWDNPTAHLDLALDTFESEDGLGATLTYVSDLFEHASIERMAGHWLNLLQAVSTQPAQRIVELPLLDAAQRQTLLEQWSRHEAVYPDQRTVQQLIADQAARTPQATALICEGQQLTYQALDQRANQLAHRLRQEGIGPDVRVGIALPRSLDMVVGLLAVLKAGGTYVPLDPDYPHERLAYMMEDSGIVLLLGHSAQLQDLAVAPQVRSLCLDSEALDAWPSHALPELGDPDNLAYIMYTSGSTGRPKGVGISAAALSRHAHVAKGFCGLSAADRVLQFSTFNFDAFVEQLYPALICGASVVVRGPTLWDSETFYREVLSQGITFADLPTAYWYLLAKDFAAKGPRDYGVLRQVHMGGEAMAADGVLAWQQAGLGHVRLLNTYGPTEATVSVMSHDCSAYVTGEQPLPVQIPIGKALAGRSIHLVDADGDLALPGAIGELLVGGELLARGYHNRPGLTAERFIPDPFATTPGARLYRTGDLARYREQGLVEYAGRIDHQVKIRGFRIELGEIEARLREHPAVREVLVVDIDGPGGKQLAAYLVPNAMPEEQGGLRAELKAHLGASLPDYMVPMYLVLLERMPLLPNGKLDRKALPAPDTRQAQSAYVAPVSELEQQLAALWAEVLEVERVGLNDDFFELGGHSLLAAQLISKINSGLGIDIPLRLLFEKPQLNDFAQACASTGLSLSEDGLSDIERMMNEMAGV